The proteins below come from a single Candidozyma auris chromosome 3, complete sequence genomic window:
- the HST3 gene encoding NAD-dependent histone deacetylase, with the protein MKSVNLLEGTSAEDNVKFHEVAKIIYKARKITALTGAGISCNAGIPDFRSDDGLYNLVKEKYPQSFIKGQDLFDISLFRNQETLSIFCTFMEGLYKHSLAAKATETHRFIKTLKEKNKLLRCYTQNIDSLEKRINLNCGINPAEFNELENGSGKSFRDNWKSLDVVQLHGNLHKLSCTQCFSHYEWTPEAQKKLERGENPECENCYLKYQERLYSGKRLTGSIGILRPDIVLYGENHPQSEMLTRGLNIDLGIKCDCLLIMGTSLKVDGVKKLVRRLAKSIHDRDGKVIFINKSPLPKQWANLVDYEILTDCDDFVRLLKKEVPDLFLTQEQLDSKRLKCATMTPKSIKKEVLHDIKTEAIAMLHKMKNEAEEEGQIKQEDADLLTPPTTPSKQRTILLPKSRPSLKRRKSSTDQRLPTPASSFCEPIKVESDSDVATDCDEETPLQDVSKSTLNRETKRICLKPCSYD; encoded by the coding sequence ATGAAGTCGGTCAACCTTTTGGAAGGGACTTCGGCTGAAGACAATGTCAAGTTCCACGAAGTGGCGAAAATCATCTACAAGGCAAGAAAAATCACCGCTTTAACCGGCGCTGGGATTTCATGCAATGCCGGCATTCCTGATTTCAGGTCAGACGACGGTCTCTATAACTTggtaaaagaaaagtacCCACAGAGCTTCATCAAAGGCCAGGATTTGTTTGACATTTCACTTTTCCGCAATCAGGAAACGCTTCTGATATTCTGTACGTTTATGGAGGGTCTTTACAAGCACTCGTTGGCCGCAAAAGCAACGGAAACTCATAGGTTCATCAAGACCCTCAAGGAGAAAAACAAGCTCTTGCGTTGCTACACTCAGAACATTGACAGTCTAGAAAAGAGAATCAACCTCAATTGTGGGATCAACCCTGCGGAGTTcaatgaacttgaaaaCGGCTCTGGAAAACTGTTTAGAGACAACTGGAAGTCGCTAGATGTCGTCCAGCTCCACGGCAACCTTCATAAACTTCTGTGTACGCAGTGCTTTTCCCACTACGAGTGGACGCCGGAGGCACAGAAAAAACTCGAAAGAGGAGAAAATCCAGAGTGTGAGAACTGCTACCTCAAGTATCAAGAAAGATTATATTCCGGGAAGCGCCTCACGGGCAGCATAGGCATCCTCAGGCCAGACATTGTATTATATGGAGAGAACCACCCTCAGTCGGAGATGCTCACTAGAGGGCTCAACATCGATCTTGGTATAAAGTGCGATTGCCTTCTCATCATGGGCACCTCCTTGAAGGTAGATGGTGTGAAGAAGTTAGTTAGGCGTCTAGCAAAATCTATTCATGACAGAGACGGCAAGGtgattttcatcaacaagctgcCTTTGCCTAAGCAATGGGCCAATTTGGTGGATTACGAGATTCTCACAGATTGTGACGACTTTGTCAGGttgctcaagaaagaggTTCCCGATTTGTTCTTGACTCAGGAGCAGCTTGACTCAAAGAGACTCAAGTGCGCCACCATGACACCAAAATcgatcaagaaggaagttCTCCATGATATCAAGACCGAAGCAATTGCCATGTTGcacaagatgaagaacgaggctgaggaagagggccagatcaagcaagaagaCGCTGATCTTCTCACTCCTCCTACAACACCAAGCAAACAAAGAACGATTCTTCTACCCAAAAGCCGACCTTCACTTAAACGAAGGAAATCAAGTACAGATCAACGGTTGCCCACACCAGCTTCCAGCTTTTGCGAGCCGATTAAAGTGGAGTCTGACAGCGATGTCGCCACCGACTGTGATGAGGAAACTCCTCTCCAGGATGTGAGCAAGTCCACGCTCAACCGCGAAACCAAGAGGATATGTCTCAAGCCATGCTCTTATGATTAA